In Pseudoalteromonas sp. NC201, a single window of DNA contains:
- a CDS encoding tetratricopeptide repeat protein yields the protein MFTTTVIRVGFTALVMLCATSQAQQPAPQTTSLESAFYNRQYEQVAEALAAQKNKDLNSEIMAVSVAVAQDSDDKEAMLNALIKRHPENAEVHFVAGELWYQIKEQSNLFNKLGLVEKSNKHSIRAAELAPNNPKYLVAAAKALAIESGFWDSEKKASKAIVERLKDMDKHYYYLALMDYLQNTQNESLALQTVDFVNQHYPHDIALVNRAANLLWTFSAKKQAQNLFAKGCQINNVATGLLPTWRDTCVSAAYLALQEHGDKQLAVDAMEHLISKEQVEDEQHIEYLMLLGELSRAVKDNNKAKSAYQQALTLSNDSSTKRDIRRALDKVSQ from the coding sequence ATGTTTACAACTACTGTCATACGCGTCGGCTTTACAGCACTTGTTATGCTCTGCGCGACGTCGCAAGCACAACAACCCGCCCCACAAACCACTTCGCTTGAATCGGCATTTTACAATCGACAATATGAGCAAGTCGCTGAAGCATTAGCGGCCCAAAAAAACAAAGATCTTAACTCGGAAATAATGGCTGTATCCGTTGCAGTAGCACAAGATAGCGACGATAAAGAAGCGATGCTAAATGCCTTGATCAAGCGGCATCCAGAAAATGCCGAAGTGCATTTTGTAGCTGGCGAATTATGGTATCAAATTAAGGAGCAATCGAACCTCTTTAATAAACTTGGTCTGGTGGAAAAATCTAATAAGCATTCAATTAGAGCTGCTGAGTTAGCACCAAACAATCCTAAATATTTAGTTGCTGCTGCAAAAGCTTTAGCTATTGAAAGCGGCTTTTGGGACTCAGAAAAGAAAGCATCGAAAGCTATCGTCGAACGACTGAAAGACATGGATAAACATTATTATTATTTGGCTCTCATGGATTACCTTCAAAACACTCAAAATGAAAGCCTCGCGTTACAAACTGTTGATTTTGTGAATCAGCACTACCCTCATGATATTGCCTTAGTAAACCGAGCCGCTAATTTGCTTTGGACTTTTTCGGCCAAAAAACAAGCACAGAATCTGTTCGCTAAAGGGTGCCAAATTAATAATGTAGCCACTGGGTTGTTACCTACTTGGCGAGATACTTGTGTGTCTGCCGCTTATTTAGCATTACAGGAACACGGGGATAAGCAATTAGCAGTTGATGCCATGGAGCACTTAATAAGCAAAGAACAAGTAGAAGATGAGCAGCACATAGAATACTTAATGCTGTTAGGTGAACTAAGTCGAGCAGTAAAGGACAACAATAAAGCTAAAAGTGCTTATCAACAAGCGCTAACACTTAGCAATGACAGTTCAACAAAGCGAGATATTCGCCGTGCACTCGATAAAGTAAGCCAATAA
- a CDS encoding ABC transporter permease yields MNYLLDIKYAFRLLAKSPLFTILTTIVLAGGLAVSIFSYSFLHTFVFSDLPLPEGESIVKLQATEQGYDRMFDAVDFAAIRPQISTLSEYGMYYSTSVLLDINGQAQSHNATFSEWNLFQFSRVQPLMGRAFRPDDSSPRSEKVAVIGYDLWQSKFFGTPDILDSTIKINGKNTRVVGVMPQGYGFPVASKLWLPIPEPLFTTQNRDQVYVDVYARIKPDIAQNVANDALSRIAKNTYEMRRQNSDTAIDDIYITTFQAAQTNGADGIIVFTILNIVTGFIFLLAAINVGNLLLARMNARTKEISIRVALGAPQKRLIVQMMWESIIICVAGGVIALLLSGWALQQVNQFWINMNLADGLAYWWHWGLDLNTIFATIIFIFVAIIMTGVLPALHVTGGDFNAILRGGTRGAASSKGNKVTRMLLTTEITVVTVLMYLGIVSSFFANQLINLDIGLNTKNILSAQVSLPAERYDSHPRRNALYQNIASRLQQQSSVSDAVVTTSFGKNTFMQQGIKYQLEQDKPQAVIRSVSGNIQFTGVQLLTGRYIDSRDQGNTMPAAMISKTLAQTYWPEGSAIGKQLKISDEVETASTWATIVGVVSDRVEGTPVSDPKNLMTIYRPISQLDSGNINIEYKFIGSEQQARSVIYETLYAIDSEVRISALKSMEELLVMLRDLTHSATQLFLKCGLFALALGVTGIYGLTANSVTQRQHEIGIRRALGANDQNIIRWLVKLGARPMLKGLSIGLVLSAILSFATWQIIALDIYLYAISALVVIVITSTAVLSAIYLPARRSIQLEPSETLRCED; encoded by the coding sequence ATGAATTATTTATTAGATATAAAATACGCTTTTCGACTTTTGGCAAAGTCTCCGCTTTTTACTATTTTGACAACCATCGTATTGGCTGGCGGTCTTGCGGTCAGTATATTCAGCTACTCTTTTTTGCATACCTTCGTCTTTTCTGATTTACCATTACCCGAAGGCGAGTCGATAGTGAAACTACAAGCGACAGAACAGGGCTATGACCGTATGTTTGATGCCGTTGACTTTGCTGCCATTCGGCCACAAATATCAACGCTAAGTGAATATGGCATGTATTATTCAACTTCAGTGCTGTTGGATATTAATGGTCAAGCTCAGTCTCACAATGCTACTTTTAGCGAATGGAACTTGTTCCAATTCTCCCGCGTCCAACCGCTAATGGGTCGAGCTTTTAGACCTGATGACAGCTCCCCTCGGTCAGAAAAAGTTGCCGTGATAGGCTATGACCTTTGGCAAAGTAAGTTCTTCGGCACGCCGGATATTCTTGACTCCACAATTAAAATCAATGGTAAAAATACCCGAGTCGTTGGCGTTATGCCTCAGGGATATGGTTTCCCTGTTGCTTCAAAATTATGGCTGCCGATTCCTGAGCCCTTGTTTACGACTCAAAACAGGGATCAAGTTTATGTAGATGTATACGCTCGGATAAAGCCCGATATAGCACAAAACGTTGCTAATGACGCACTATCTCGCATCGCCAAAAACACTTATGAGATGCGTCGTCAAAATAGTGATACTGCAATCGATGACATTTACATCACGACTTTTCAAGCCGCGCAAACCAATGGCGCTGATGGTATTATCGTTTTCACCATTCTAAACATAGTCACCGGATTTATTTTTCTGCTAGCAGCAATTAATGTGGGGAATTTACTGTTAGCCCGCATGAATGCAAGAACCAAAGAGATATCTATCCGAGTCGCCCTTGGTGCGCCGCAGAAACGGCTTATCGTCCAAATGATGTGGGAAAGTATTATTATCTGCGTAGCTGGTGGCGTTATTGCTTTACTTTTATCAGGCTGGGCACTGCAACAAGTTAATCAGTTTTGGATTAACATGAATCTAGCTGACGGATTGGCCTATTGGTGGCACTGGGGACTTGACCTGAATACTATCTTTGCGACTATCATCTTCATTTTTGTCGCTATTATCATGACGGGTGTATTACCTGCGCTACATGTAACAGGTGGCGACTTCAACGCCATTTTGCGAGGTGGTACCAGAGGCGCGGCTAGCAGCAAAGGAAACAAAGTTACTAGAATGCTACTCACTACCGAAATTACTGTTGTTACGGTATTAATGTACCTAGGTATTGTCTCTAGTTTTTTTGCCAATCAGCTGATCAATTTAGATATTGGCTTAAACACCAAAAACATCTTGTCTGCCCAAGTTTCTCTGCCAGCAGAACGTTACGACTCCCACCCTCGCCGCAATGCACTCTACCAAAATATCGCATCTAGGCTACAGCAACAGTCAAGTGTGTCTGATGCAGTTGTCACTACTAGCTTTGGTAAAAATACCTTCATGCAACAAGGTATAAAATACCAGCTGGAGCAAGATAAACCACAAGCTGTGATTAGAAGTGTATCAGGCAACATTCAATTCACAGGTGTCCAGCTACTCACAGGCCGCTATATAGATTCAAGGGACCAAGGGAACACCATGCCTGCAGCAATGATCAGTAAAACTTTAGCACAGACTTATTGGCCTGAAGGATCGGCCATAGGTAAACAACTTAAAATAAGTGACGAAGTAGAAACAGCTAGTACTTGGGCAACAATTGTCGGCGTAGTTTCAGATCGTGTTGAAGGCACTCCAGTTAGCGATCCTAAAAATCTAATGACAATTTATCGTCCAATAAGTCAACTAGATAGCGGTAATATCAATATAGAATACAAGTTTATTGGTTCAGAGCAACAAGCTCGCTCAGTGATTTATGAAACGCTATACGCAATAGACTCAGAAGTACGTATCAGTGCACTTAAAAGTATGGAAGAATTACTCGTAATGCTAAGGGATCTCACTCACTCTGCAACCCAACTATTTTTGAAATGCGGCTTATTTGCCTTGGCATTGGGAGTGACAGGTATTTATGGCCTCACGGCCAATTCAGTTACCCAACGCCAACATGAAATTGGGATCCGCAGGGCATTAGGTGCAAACGATCAAAACATCATCCGCTGGCTCGTTAAACTCGGAGCAAGACCGATGTTAAAGGGTCTAAGTATTGGTTTAGTTTTGTCAGCCATACTCAGCTTTGCCACTTGGCAGATCATCGCGTTAGATATCTATCTCTACGCGATTAGCGCCTTGGTTGTAATTGTAATAACAAGCACGGCTGTGTTAAGCGCCATTTACCTTCCTGCGCGCCGCTCAATTCAATTAGAGCCGAGTGAAACACTGCGCTGTGAAGACTGA
- a CDS encoding ABC transporter ATP-binding protein — MTNKTIIQLDNIEKKFSTEDVETYALSQISLTINSGDYIAITGPSGCGKSTLLSLIGLLDVPSAGKYVLSGHDVSQISRDERAAIRNEHIGFVFQSFNLISDMTVEENIALPLSYRNNIDQKQISHLIDFALEKVDMQHRRKHFPSQLSGGQQQRVAIARAIAGKPALILADEPTGNLDSKNTDAVLELLKKLHNEGTTIVMVTHDPRSAGQANRQVEMFDGKIVADQVVSAKNSAA, encoded by the coding sequence ATGACAAATAAAACAATTATTCAACTGGACAATATCGAGAAAAAATTCTCAACGGAAGATGTTGAAACTTATGCATTAAGTCAGATCAGTCTCACTATTAACTCTGGCGATTATATTGCAATTACAGGCCCTTCTGGTTGTGGTAAATCGACACTGCTATCGCTCATTGGCTTACTTGATGTGCCGTCAGCAGGTAAATACGTACTAAGTGGGCATGATGTCAGCCAAATCAGTCGAGATGAGCGAGCCGCCATCCGTAATGAACATATTGGATTTGTATTTCAGTCTTTTAATTTAATTAGCGATATGACTGTTGAGGAAAATATTGCTCTACCACTAAGTTATCGAAACAACATCGACCAAAAACAGATTAGTCATCTTATTGACTTCGCACTAGAAAAGGTTGATATGCAACATCGCCGTAAGCATTTCCCAAGTCAGCTATCAGGGGGCCAGCAGCAACGTGTTGCCATTGCCCGAGCGATTGCAGGAAAGCCAGCTTTAATTTTAGCTGATGAACCAACTGGTAACCTTGATTCTAAAAACACTGATGCGGTTTTAGAATTACTAAAAAAGTTACACAATGAAGGTACGACGATTGTTATGGTGACACATGACCCGCGCTCAGCTGGACAAGCCAACCGCCAAGTTGAGATGTTTGATGGTAAAATCGTTGCGGATCAAGTCGTAAGCGCAAAAAACTCTGCCGCTTAA
- a CDS encoding efflux RND transporter periplasmic adaptor subunit yields MDITINKKSKKNVSKKMWLIITASAMVIIVFYLFFNSGYSNASYIANNRSLLFANVQQGQFTINVRGYGALVPKEIHWISTDINGRVKQLWVKPGDSVKRGDILVSLQNPQLIQKKEETTWELEALIAEKKAERVALESQLFQLKTTLLETDAEFESTKLVLDAQEALIKAGNSTISALDHSKTKLTMKNIELRQNLQAQQYKKMEENLEAHIAGAKARLNKMRKTLQQVQGQVDALDIVATSDGVVQEMELELGQQLTSGDGVAKIARLNDFQAELKVQELQVQNIQQGQKVKIDTRTSTVNGVVERIDPNVVEGTVKVEVNLQGELPPEARPDLSVEGTIAIADKKDTLFVKRPVFASENTQAYVYRVDNNSKTAQRVKVEFGQVSTNTVEILSGLKAGDRIIISDQSAWEQHAEIILN; encoded by the coding sequence ATGGATATAACTATTAATAAAAAGAGTAAGAAAAACGTCAGCAAAAAAATGTGGTTAATTATCACAGCCAGTGCAATGGTCATTATTGTGTTTTATTTATTCTTTAATAGCGGATACTCCAACGCTTCTTATATAGCCAATAATCGTAGTTTACTTTTTGCTAACGTTCAGCAAGGCCAATTCACTATTAACGTGAGAGGCTATGGTGCATTAGTCCCTAAAGAGATCCATTGGATTTCTACTGATATTAACGGCAGAGTTAAACAACTGTGGGTTAAACCTGGAGATAGCGTAAAGCGTGGTGACATTTTAGTTTCTTTGCAAAACCCCCAGTTAATACAAAAAAAGGAAGAAACCACATGGGAGCTCGAGGCATTGATTGCCGAGAAAAAGGCTGAACGCGTGGCATTAGAATCGCAATTATTCCAACTCAAAACAACGCTACTGGAGACCGATGCCGAGTTTGAATCCACCAAACTGGTACTGGATGCCCAAGAAGCCCTTATAAAAGCTGGTAACTCAACTATTTCAGCACTTGACCACTCGAAAACTAAATTGACCATGAAAAACATTGAGCTGCGTCAAAACTTACAAGCTCAGCAATATAAAAAAATGGAAGAGAATCTCGAAGCTCATATTGCTGGTGCTAAAGCGCGCTTAAATAAAATGCGAAAGACGTTACAACAAGTTCAAGGTCAAGTCGACGCATTAGATATAGTGGCGACCTCCGATGGTGTTGTACAAGAGATGGAGCTGGAACTCGGGCAACAATTGACTAGTGGCGATGGCGTAGCCAAGATAGCCCGCTTAAATGACTTTCAGGCCGAGTTAAAAGTACAAGAGCTTCAAGTACAAAATATTCAACAAGGACAAAAAGTAAAAATAGACACAAGGACTTCGACAGTTAATGGAGTTGTTGAACGGATCGATCCCAATGTTGTTGAAGGAACAGTTAAAGTGGAAGTCAATTTGCAAGGAGAACTTCCACCTGAGGCTCGACCGGACTTAAGTGTCGAAGGAACTATTGCGATCGCAGATAAAAAGGACACTCTATTTGTTAAACGCCCAGTATTTGCCTCAGAAAATACACAAGCATATGTCTATCGTGTAGATAACAATTCAAAAACAGCCCAGCGCGTTAAAGTTGAGTTTGGCCAAGTATCAACAAACACCGTTGAAATACTGTCTGGGCTCAAAGCAGGTGACAGAATTATCATTTCAGACCAATCTGCTTGGGAGCAGCATGCGGAAATTATCCTCAATTAG
- a CDS encoding penicillin acylase family protein yields MSANVKVYRDQNGVVYLDGSDDQDIFFATGVVHAQDRMWQLELQKRMAQGRLSEVLGRDALGSDIWIRSLGIYGAAEQAWQNLSPEAKKSVTAYVAGINYWIAQQTVYPAEFTLLDIKPQRWREIDTIAWVKMFALNLAGNMNDEIRNYIAAQSLPEKQLTQLFGGITSKFSIAQYSEFNQQPTLVALENVMRRNSQLQKQFNFGGQYVGSNAWVISGKHSKDNMPILANDPHLGLQIPSYWYALSQQGEHLSAKGMGLVGTPLIIFGQNDHISWGGTNMMADVQDLYFETLNINQKGLYESGSSWQPLGERIEIIEVRADTPELLNKRIKPVKINVRTTERGPLISDIKQSMMHPVSLRWTGLDPDDTSYEAFFKLNYANNWSSFENALSFLVAPALNMLYADTEGNIGYAGAGRIPIRAVGEGVIPLPAGRVNTDWAGYIPYQQMPKLYNPESGIIVSANDGLLFDSYPYFISHAFAPSYRSQRISYLIKNPERLLTAKDMMSIQGDTLDLEVKKLLPLAQQIQPQNEHQRQALELLKSWSGNMSADSQAPSIFIVWQREIRKLLLKDELAGFWNQQGQLDILQDIASTLPLTTVVELLQHPQWCVDSAANSSSDNCQQLINKAFKKALQVLSNQLGEDIAGWNWGELQHTEYAHTPFSHIRVLDGLFERRAPAGGSIHSVNVAASYYDKSQGFVQNFGAGMRQIIVMGDPEQHFYMNSTGQSGNPISEHYDDMVMKFSRVEFERFDAEPSQLAYVELIAGD; encoded by the coding sequence TTGAGCGCTAATGTAAAAGTTTATCGTGACCAAAATGGCGTTGTTTATCTCGACGGTAGTGATGATCAAGATATTTTCTTTGCAACAGGGGTTGTCCATGCTCAAGATAGAATGTGGCAGCTTGAACTTCAAAAACGCATGGCTCAAGGACGCTTGAGCGAAGTACTCGGTCGAGATGCTCTAGGAAGTGACATTTGGATACGAAGCCTTGGAATTTATGGCGCTGCAGAGCAAGCTTGGCAAAACCTTTCTCCCGAAGCTAAAAAGTCAGTTACAGCGTATGTTGCTGGGATTAACTATTGGATTGCGCAACAGACTGTTTATCCAGCTGAGTTTACTTTACTAGATATAAAACCACAGCGATGGCGAGAAATAGATACTATTGCTTGGGTTAAAATGTTTGCGCTAAATTTGGCTGGCAATATGAATGATGAGATTCGAAACTATATTGCCGCTCAGTCTTTGCCAGAAAAGCAGCTTACTCAGTTATTTGGTGGCATCACCAGTAAGTTTAGTATTGCTCAATACTCCGAATTTAATCAACAACCTACTTTAGTCGCACTTGAAAATGTGATGCGACGTAACTCGCAGTTACAAAAACAATTTAACTTTGGTGGTCAATATGTTGGTAGTAATGCGTGGGTTATAAGTGGCAAGCATAGCAAAGATAATATGCCTATTCTGGCAAATGATCCGCACTTAGGACTGCAAATCCCCTCATATTGGTATGCACTTTCGCAACAAGGTGAGCATCTATCAGCTAAAGGAATGGGCTTGGTTGGTACCCCGTTGATTATCTTTGGTCAAAACGATCATATCAGCTGGGGGGGGACTAATATGATGGCTGATGTGCAAGACCTATATTTCGAAACTTTAAACATTAACCAAAAAGGCCTATATGAGTCAGGGAGTTCATGGCAACCACTTGGTGAACGAATTGAGATCATAGAGGTTAGAGCTGACACTCCAGAATTACTGAATAAACGTATAAAGCCAGTAAAAATCAATGTTCGAACTACTGAGCGTGGTCCCTTGATCAGTGATATCAAGCAGTCAATGATGCACCCTGTTTCCCTAAGGTGGACGGGATTAGACCCTGATGATACGTCTTATGAGGCTTTTTTTAAGCTTAACTATGCCAACAATTGGTCATCATTTGAAAATGCCCTCAGCTTTTTAGTCGCGCCAGCACTGAATATGCTTTATGCCGATACCGAAGGGAATATTGGTTACGCTGGAGCAGGACGCATACCTATAAGGGCTGTTGGTGAGGGGGTAATCCCATTGCCTGCTGGTCGGGTTAATACCGATTGGGCTGGTTATATTCCGTATCAACAAATGCCTAAGCTATATAACCCGGAAAGTGGCATTATCGTGTCAGCCAATGATGGTTTGTTATTTGATTCTTATCCATATTTTATCAGTCATGCATTTGCCCCTAGCTATCGCAGTCAGCGGATTAGCTATTTAATAAAAAATCCAGAAAGGCTGCTCACAGCAAAGGACATGATGAGCATACAAGGGGACACATTAGATCTTGAAGTGAAAAAATTGCTGCCGCTGGCGCAGCAAATTCAACCGCAGAATGAGCATCAACGTCAAGCGCTAGAGCTGCTGAAAAGTTGGTCCGGCAATATGTCAGCGGATAGTCAGGCGCCAAGCATTTTTATTGTGTGGCAGCGTGAGATAAGAAAGTTGCTATTAAAGGACGAGCTGGCTGGCTTTTGGAATCAGCAAGGGCAGCTAGATATTTTGCAGGACATTGCATCTACTTTACCGCTGACGACTGTTGTTGAGTTGCTGCAGCATCCGCAATGGTGTGTGGATAGTGCAGCAAACTCCTCTAGTGATAATTGTCAACAACTTATAAATAAAGCGTTTAAAAAAGCCTTGCAGGTGTTATCAAATCAACTAGGTGAAGACATTGCTGGATGGAATTGGGGAGAATTGCAACATACTGAATATGCTCATACTCCCTTTAGTCATATAAGAGTATTGGATGGCTTATTTGAGCGCAGGGCTCCTGCTGGCGGCTCAATACACTCGGTCAATGTTGCAGCCTCATATTACGACAAATCACAAGGGTTTGTGCAAAACTTTGGTGCCGGTATGAGGCAAATTATAGTGATGGGCGATCCTGAGCAGCACTTCTACATGAACTCAACTGGGCAGTCTGGCAACCCGATCAGTGAGCATTACGATGACATGGTTATGAAGTTTAGTCGAGTAGAGTTCGAAAGGTTTGATGCAGAACCATCGCAGCTTGCTTACGTTGAATTGATTGCGGGTGATTAG
- a CDS encoding cyclic peptide export ABC transporter, protein MKLFDVFTKKAPNKVFCAIFLGALAGIAYSLLIPLVLKALQPSLGGLATESDQLELFGWQVSSAKFAIAFAILCALIFVTRSLSQVLLTRVALEVTTQMRKDMYDRIRKAPIVALEKVGSAKLIAALTTDVQRIVMGARVLPDLLTNGVTLLGMMIFLYYLNRDVFLFVAYCIVFGVVTYQLPMYVSRVYITKSRKHVDNLQEGIRGIINGAKELKLNRAKSDDYFDYALHQQESHILASDKIAQSVLRVAVNYGDILSFMVIGMISFVFVNYHQISSSELIGVVMVLLYIAGPVSVILNAIPQIAIAKVSVRKVNTLLETLPEEQFIEKISPLPEWQSIRFDDVSFRYLSVDDKPGFKVGPLSFEIRKGEVVFIVGGNGSGKSTLSKLMTLHYQATEGDIYFGDTKVTMESLASCREEVAAIYSDYHLFKRLFGLKVDPERITQLLRALDLNEKVKVVDNAFSTTSLSDGQRKRLALLVSVLEDKSLYLFDEWAADQDPEFKEIFYTEILPQLKSANKAVVVISHDDRYFKIADKVIRMEQGQLSILQPIATDSSPTTELKQLSGQLNAIIQ, encoded by the coding sequence ATGAAGCTGTTTGATGTATTTACAAAAAAGGCGCCTAACAAGGTATTTTGTGCCATCTTTCTCGGAGCGCTGGCGGGCATCGCTTATTCACTTCTTATTCCATTGGTCCTAAAAGCGCTTCAGCCGTCGTTGGGAGGGTTGGCAACAGAGTCAGATCAATTAGAACTCTTTGGTTGGCAGGTAAGCAGTGCCAAATTTGCAATTGCGTTTGCTATTTTATGTGCCCTTATTTTTGTAACACGTTCACTTTCACAAGTATTACTGACTCGTGTTGCGCTTGAGGTCACGACGCAGATGCGTAAGGACATGTACGATCGCATCCGTAAAGCACCAATAGTGGCGTTGGAAAAAGTAGGTTCAGCTAAATTGATTGCAGCGCTAACGACTGATGTTCAGAGGATCGTGATGGGAGCGAGAGTGTTACCTGATTTATTAACAAATGGTGTAACGCTACTGGGCATGATGATCTTTCTCTACTATCTCAATAGAGATGTTTTTCTGTTTGTCGCTTACTGCATTGTATTTGGTGTGGTGACTTATCAATTACCCATGTATGTGAGCCGAGTATATATAACAAAGTCCCGCAAGCACGTTGATAATTTACAAGAAGGTATCCGCGGTATTATTAATGGTGCGAAGGAGCTCAAACTAAACAGAGCCAAAAGTGACGATTACTTTGATTATGCATTGCATCAGCAAGAAAGCCATATCCTAGCCTCCGATAAAATAGCGCAAAGCGTACTGCGAGTTGCTGTGAATTACGGTGATATTTTGAGTTTTATGGTGATTGGAATGATCAGCTTTGTCTTTGTCAATTATCACCAAATATCTTCATCTGAGTTGATTGGTGTAGTGATGGTGTTGTTGTATATCGCAGGTCCAGTATCGGTGATTTTGAACGCTATTCCCCAGATTGCGATTGCTAAAGTCTCAGTTAGGAAAGTTAACACCCTGCTAGAAACATTACCCGAAGAGCAATTTATCGAGAAAATTTCTCCACTTCCAGAATGGCAAAGTATTCGTTTTGATGACGTAAGTTTTCGATATTTGAGTGTTGATGATAAACCCGGATTTAAAGTAGGACCGTTGAGTTTCGAAATTCGCAAAGGTGAGGTTGTTTTTATTGTCGGAGGGAATGGTTCTGGGAAATCCACGCTAAGTAAATTGATGACACTGCATTATCAAGCAACAGAAGGCGATATTTACTTTGGTGACACAAAAGTAACAATGGAAAGCCTAGCTAGTTGCCGTGAAGAAGTTGCAGCCATTTACTCTGATTATCACTTATTTAAGCGTCTTTTTGGTTTGAAAGTGGATCCGGAAAGAATTACTCAATTGCTTCGTGCATTGGATCTTAATGAAAAAGTGAAGGTTGTAGATAACGCATTTTCAACGACTTCGTTATCGGATGGGCAGAGAAAGAGATTAGCACTTTTGGTTAGTGTCCTTGAAGATAAAAGCTTATACCTTTTTGATGAATGGGCAGCCGATCAAGACCCCGAGTTTAAAGAAATATTTTATACGGAAATTCTTCCGCAATTAAAGTCAGCAAATAAAGCCGTAGTAGTTATAAGCCACGATGACAGGTACTTCAAAATCGCTGATAAGGTGATCCGAATGGAGCAAGGTCAGCTATCAATCTTGCAACCAATCGCTACCGACTCCTCTCCCACAACAGAACTTAAACAACTAAGTGGCCAGTTGAACGCGATAATCCAATGA